DNA from Eucalyptus grandis isolate ANBG69807.140 chromosome 5, ASM1654582v1, whole genome shotgun sequence:
ATGCCTTGCTACTGTTTTGCTTGAGGTAACCGGCTAATTATGGTCACACCCCTGAGTTACACAAAATAACATAGCTTCTTCATAATGATAGTTTTACATACCCATAAGAGGAAGCTATAGGTCATGGTTTTCCTATTTGGTCTGAATATACAAGACCGAACACTAAAAAGATCTTTGCATGCCATTATCCAAaagagcaaaaataaaaaatgatttctgcATGTGTTAGACGTTCAATCTTCTAGTACACATCTTATCGCATCTTAATTAGTTTGTGAAGAACTGACTTAGATTTAATTGTATTATCAATCTTGGGCTTTTACTTTCATCATAGTGGGGCAGGGGTCATTGGCGTCTCTAGTGGCCAATTGTGCATAGACAAAATCTACAGCCTTAAACTGAACATTCTTCTACGAGTGATCTAAAGTTTGCCAATATTGGACCCGTTTCTGTCtagtaaaaagtgaaaaaaaaaatttggttatTGCCCTTGCTTTAACCATGGACCTATTCATGGCCCCGGGTCTTAATTaaccaaaaattcaattaaggGACTTCTAGGTAGTTCTAGTTACGGATAGAGAAATCTAGGAACCTCTAGAAAATGGATAAgaaatttaatcattttaattaCCTTGAGATATGTAACTACTCTCTACCTAGTTTGTGATAGTTTTTCTATAAACCCTAGTCGTTATTCTATGCTTActttcatctttcttcattaAACCCTTGTTTCCGTCCTTCATTAAACACAGTAATAGTTTCAATCCTCGAGAACAGGAAGGGCTGGCCTATTAGTGCCCATGCCCAATCGTGTCGAGTAAATTCCTGTGAGGCAATTTTCAAGACAGAATTTTGCCTTGTCCAAAAGGCCACCGCGGAGTGCAGATCTCCCATACCCCATGCCCATCCCTAGTTTTATAGTTGTCAGTTTTCATATGAAATTACGAACTTTAACTCGTATCttaccaaccttttttttttacattaatcTACTGACCAGTTCTTGCATACCGGCTTTAATGTGAATTATTTATTAAGTTTATTAGATCGTTTGTCGATTTACAATATTTTTGCAACTTACCACATTGTTTACTCCACATTTCAAAATTACCAAGTCTTGTACCAAATTACTAACTTTACTACTAAAAGGTAACTGCTTTgtgagtttttgtttttttttttttaatatatacgTTAACCTTCAAACTCATCCCAAATGCTTGAAGAGTTGATCAAGACTGGTTTACCAAGGACTTGATATTTAGCCAAACTTCTGGAGGTCTCGATATCAGCTCTGTGCAACAAGAAGAAACTAACTGGTGTAAAAAGTATAAAATGAAATGGAGGATAATTATCAAATCTATCCAAAATTGTACAAAtgttaatttgattttaaacatttaaattttgtcaatatagtcataaatctttgcTTGACATTATACAACacttaaattttatgtaaaggTTTATATTAGAAAGTTTTAGACTAAAATGgtatttaatatatttaatattgatttggtaatttttcgATAAGGTGTAAGGGAATGGAATGGATTGGAGGTGCACAACCTGTTCAAACACAACCACGTGTAGCTCTAATTCGGTGACAATATGCTAGAGCGACTTTTAGTCGAAGCTCAACTAGACCCTCAGTCGCGAAATAACCTTTTCTCACCATTTACTGGACCAAAGAACCTTGACAGCAATAGCTTCCAATTGTGAATAAGGTCCCTCCACCTCCTCTTGAATGTATATCTTTTCtgctgaccaaaaaaaaaaaaaacagaatataTATGTTTTCTTCGTTTTTGGTTTTCAAACAGCTCGCAGCTTGAAAGATCACTTTTTGTATATTCGTTTCTTTCAAAGCAAATAACTTTAAACTCGGTGATAAACTTCCAGTGCCATGAAATGCGTGCAAAGTTTCCATATATGTGGTTTTTGAATCTGAGATGGTTGCATATTATGTGACAGCCTAGATGAACTTAAGAATCTCATGATCAAGGAAGTTTCTAATTTGTTATGGACAAGACGGACAGACATGTTTGATCATTCGGTGGGAATTAAGGATCGAGATGGATGAAATTATGGAGCAGTTAGATCTAGTAGCATTTGATGTGAGATTCATCGCGATTCATGGTATGGGTGGTATTGGAAAGACAACATTGGCCAAGGCTGTCTTTAGGCAAATCTCCCCTCAGTTTTCAGGTCATTGCTGTTTTCTTAAAGATGTCCGGACTCaagatataataaatttacaaaaaaaattgttgtctGATGTCCTCAAACTCAATTGTATAAACCTCTCCTTCATTGATGAAGGGGCTCACTTGATCAAGACGAGGCTCCATGGGAAGAAAGTCCTCATTGTTCTTGATGACATTGACAACCGAGATCAAATCATGAGACTTGTTGGTAAGCCAAACTGGTATAGTGAGGGTACTAGAATCATCATAACAACAAGGAATATTGAATTCCTAGTAAAGGAAGGTGAAGACCACAATGTCCCAATCTTAGATACTACACATTTTTCATTCTATACTATGCCAGAGATGAATTGGGATGATGCTCTTCAACTTTTTGTGAGCGTGCCTTGGGATGTGCCAAGCCTCCGGCTGATTACATCGATATTTCAGAAAAGGTAATCAATGCACTTGGAAGACTTCCATTGGCTCTTGATGTTGTAGGTTCCACACTCCGTGGAAAATGCCAAAGTACATGGAAAAATGTTCTATCTAAGTTAAAGAAGGTGATGAACGAGGATGTCAAGAAGAAGTTGATGATAAGCTATGAAGCATTGGACCCTAATCAGCAACAAATATatcttgatattgcatgtttcTTCATTAATCAGGAGAAAACAACTGCAATTAAATATTGGGATGCGGTTTTTGGGTATCCCACCGAAATCGAAGTCAATATCCTCACACGTATGTCTCTGATAAAGATCATAGACTACGATGAATTgtggatgcatgaccaacttAGAGACCTCGGGCGAGATATTGTCCACGGGAAAGTTGCAACATACGTTTAAGGGGTAGTAGACTATGGTTACCCAAGGATGCCTTCCATTTGGTGCAAAGAAAAAAGGTAAGTTTTACCTCTAAATGTTTTCCACTCCATCCATCAATATCATTACCTTTTAGATCTAACGTCAACTCAAATTGACACATGTACTCATTGGTTGCTAATTTTATCTTCCAGGGAACTAAGAACATAGTGGCACTTAATCTCGGTACACCTGAACCGGATACAACGTATAGATTTAAACACAAGGAATTTGCAAGGATGGTCAATCTTAGATTCCTTCAATTGGACCATGGAAACTTCCAAGGAGACTTTAAGGATCATTTCTCCGAGTTAAGATGGCTCTCTTGGCGCAATTGCCCATCGAAATTCCTTGCTGCCAACTTTGGGTTGGAGAACCTAGCAGTTCTTGAGCTTTTCGGGGATTAATATTACTAAAGACTGGGGAGGATGGCGTCAAATCATGGTATGATCTCATGACATATTTTTGCATTacatttactctttttttttcttttctaatttcagCTTAATTGTTTTATAGGTAGCAAAACAgttgaaagtcctaaaactcCTGGATTGTCCATTACTTAGAAAGACACCAAAGTTCTCCGCAATCTCCAAGTTAGAGAGATTAATCCTTAGATGCAATCAACTTGGAAAGATCGATAGGTCCATTGGTGTTTTACAACATCTTGATTACTTagaaatattttctcaagaacTTTCAGTGTTGCCTTACTCAATTGGTAATCTAGTGAATGTGAAGCATCTAATCTTGTCATGTTGGGAATTGCAAAAACTCCCGATTCTATTGGACAATTGGAATCACTACTTGAGTTGAATGTCAGACATACAAGTGTGAGTGAATTACCTTATTCCATTAGGAACTTAGGAAGGTTGGAAATTTTTATGATCCCAAATGGCTATTTAAAAAAGCTACCAAACTCATTTGGGAGGCTCCAATCATTGGTCAAGTTGGATTTGAGTCTTTCACACATCAGGAGCTTACCTGATTgtattggaaatctcaaaaagTTGAAGGCACTAAATCTAGATCATAGCCGCATAAGTGAACTTCCGAAAACTATAGGAACGTTGGAAAATTTGGAAGAGTTGAGTGCCTCATGTGAACACTTGGAGGGGGAAATTCCAAGTGAAATTGGGGCACTATCCTCATTGAAAATTCTAGATTTATCAGGTGGCTGTTTTAGTGGATTGCCAACAACCATCAATCGGCTTACAAATCTCCAAAAACTTAATTTATGGGATTGTAGGTCAATTCAACAGTTGCCAGAGCTTCCTAAGAGTCTAAAGTCGTTAAGCTTTTCATTGGACTCGTTGACTACAATCCCTGACTTCTCCAATCtaaccaatttagttcatctTGATATAATCGGAACAACAGTACAAGAACCCAACATAGAGGGGCTTTTTGAGAGCAAGTGCTCTAAGAAAGTTGACCCCGTGGGTTGGAAAATGACCTTGCCTCCAACTGATTTGAGTTCCCTCTCTCGGTTACAAGAACTCTGTAAGTTATGCCAACCCTCGATCTCTTATCGGGCTTCCATCTAGCCTTCAACGGTTGACTTTAGTCGATGTCCAATCACCAATAGATTGGTCGCTCTTTTCCAACTTGGAGAATTTGTCAAGACTGATTATTGAAAGATATTGGCTTGGTGAGATTCGTTTTGATGGGTTTGGAAAACTACAAAATTTCAATGAATTGATGATATTCGACTGTCCATTACTTAAGACTCTGCCCATTTTGCCTTGTCTGAAGAAGATCCAGCATTTGTACCTGCGCCAATTCCCTCACCTAATTGAGATTCAGGGTTTGGGAGAATTGAAATCATTGCGGACGCTatggatttggaactgtaattCCATCAAAAGCTTAAACGAATCTGATCTATCTAATTTACAAAATCTAAAAAGATTGGATTTCAATCGGTGTGAATCATTGAAGAGCATGTTGGGAGTGCCAAAATCTTGCGAACTCTTTGTAAGTTACCGCCCGAGGTTCAACAAAGATGGATGAGGTATGTATCATTTGTTTACTAAGACTTTgcttaattaaaagatttaggtgACTCACATGCTTTGCCTCGGTTCATGAAATTGTCAATATAGAAACTTCTCATGGGTTATCATGGTGAGAAAAGGAATGAATATAATTAGTCCCTTtgatccataaaaatatttaagtaaTGTTAGGTATAC
Protein-coding regions in this window:
- the LOC108959531 gene encoding TMV resistance protein N-like, which codes for MAAPMSSSRDDRSRRGYEVFLNFRGPDTRLTIIDSLYNDMIRAGICTFKDNEELRFGEEIEGSLLQAINESRIYIPIFSKNYASSKWCLHELARIVELSKDNDEKVILPIFYDVDVDDVKLKTNLYWKALQKHKSDSENDLVKKWKKALKAVARIKGRNLKDHGIEMDEIMEQLDLVAFDVRFIAIHGMGGIGKTTLAKAVFRQISPQFSGAHLIKTRLHGKKVLIVLDDIDNRDQIMRLVGSTLRGKCQSTWKNVLSKLKKVMNEDVKKKLMISYEALDPNQQQIYLDIACFFINQEKTTAIKYWDAVFGYPTEIEVNILTRMSLIKIIDYDELWMHDQLRDLGRDIVHGKVATYV